A single Pirellulaceae bacterium DNA region contains:
- a CDS encoding sulfite exporter TauE/SafE family protein — translation MFIDLHPGDWGLLALAALGLGVSKSGLAGVSMLHVLIFAHVFGAKVSTGVVLPLLVVGDLCAIRAFGDQAQWSIFRRLLPPALIGVVIGTGLMGYLDERQFRPLVGGIILTLTLLQLLRLWRPTALERIPHSSWFAWSLGLLAGITTMLANAAGPIVALYLLAVALPKLELVGTGAWLFLAINLFKLPFSAWALGLITPESLAINAVLAPIVPLGLVLGGWLVRRISQFWFNVCLLAFTGAISLRLVGLY, via the coding sequence ATGTTCATCGATCTGCATCCAGGAGACTGGGGATTGCTGGCGCTAGCCGCTCTTGGACTGGGCGTTTCCAAAAGTGGGCTGGCCGGTGTCAGCATGCTGCACGTCCTGATCTTTGCCCACGTTTTCGGTGCCAAGGTCTCCACGGGTGTGGTATTGCCGCTGTTGGTCGTTGGCGATCTGTGCGCGATTCGAGCTTTTGGCGATCAAGCACAATGGAGTATCTTTCGGCGACTATTGCCACCGGCACTGATTGGTGTCGTCATCGGTACCGGCCTGATGGGATACTTGGATGAGCGACAGTTCAGGCCTCTGGTGGGGGGCATCATTCTGACTTTGACGCTATTGCAGCTCCTTCGGCTCTGGCGGCCAACCGCACTTGAGCGAATTCCTCATTCTTCCTGGTTCGCGTGGAGCCTGGGGCTGTTGGCAGGTATAACGACGATGCTAGCCAACGCGGCCGGGCCCATCGTAGCCTTATACCTGTTAGCGGTTGCTCTGCCTAAGCTGGAATTGGTGGGTACCGGAGCTTGGCTGTTTCTAGCGATTAACCTCTTCAAATTGCCTTTCAGTGCTTGGGCGCTGGGGTTGATAACGCCTGAATCGCTTGCGATCAACGCGGTGTTGGCCCCGATTGTGCCGCTGGGCTTAGTCCTGGGGGGATGGCTGGTCAGGCGGATTAGCCAATTCTGGTTCAACGTGTGCTTGTTAGCCTTTACCGGGGCGATCTCGTTGCGATTGGTTGGGCTTTACTAG
- the tsaD gene encoding tRNA (adenosine(37)-N6)-threonylcarbamoyltransferase complex transferase subunit TsaD has translation MRRLLVTLETTCDETAAAVIDDRRREIASAVASQEQVHQRFHGVVPELAARAHLERIVPIVSQVLEAARVVPDEELVAVAVATEPGLPGSLLVGLAAAKALCVAWKKPLVSINHIHAHVYACQLGRVESIFPCLGLVISGGHTHWYRCQSADDWQLLGGTIDDAAGEAFDKVAVMLGLAYPGGAHIARLARSGNPRAYALPRPLVNDQKTLNFSFSGLKTAVRYHLVAAGKQDFSALQLSDYQRADMAASFQQALIDCVLAKAELALVQTGLQRLCVGGGVAANQQLRRELQHLSQRRGVELIIAPAELCTDNAVMGAIAWEKIERGQFSSLDIDIQPGLLRRA, from the coding sequence ATGAGACGACTGTTGGTGACCTTGGAGACGACCTGCGACGAAACGGCAGCGGCGGTCATCGATGATCGGCGGCGCGAAATTGCTTCTGCCGTTGCCAGCCAGGAGCAGGTGCATCAGCGGTTTCATGGCGTGGTGCCGGAATTGGCTGCCCGTGCGCATCTGGAGCGTATCGTGCCGATCGTTAGTCAAGTGCTGGAAGCGGCCCGCGTCGTCCCAGACGAGGAGTTGGTGGCCGTGGCTGTCGCTACCGAACCTGGATTGCCTGGGTCACTGCTGGTCGGGCTGGCCGCTGCCAAAGCGCTGTGCGTTGCCTGGAAGAAACCACTCGTGTCGATCAACCATATCCATGCACACGTCTATGCCTGCCAGCTAGGGCGTGTCGAGTCGATTTTTCCCTGTCTGGGATTGGTGATTAGCGGCGGGCATACTCACTGGTATCGTTGTCAATCAGCCGATGATTGGCAATTGTTGGGCGGAACGATTGACGATGCTGCGGGGGAAGCGTTCGACAAAGTCGCTGTCATGTTGGGGCTGGCCTACCCCGGTGGCGCTCATATCGCTCGCCTGGCCAGGTCTGGCAATCCTCGCGCCTACGCCCTGCCGCGACCGCTGGTCAACGATCAGAAGACTTTGAATTTCAGCTTTTCAGGGCTAAAAACGGCTGTGCGATATCATTTGGTGGCCGCTGGCAAGCAGGATTTTTCCGCATTGCAGCTTAGCGACTATCAGCGCGCCGACATGGCGGCCAGCTTCCAGCAGGCGTTGATCGACTGTGTGCTGGCCAAGGCTGAGCTGGCGCTCGTGCAAACAGGGCTGCAGCGACTGTGCGTTGGCGGTGGAGTTGCCGCCAATCAGCAACTGCGACGAGAATTGCAGCACTTATCCCAGCGGCGCGGTGTCGAGTTGATTATTGCGCCAGCTGAGCTATGTACGGATAACGCAGTGATGGGCGCAATCGCTTGGGAGAAGATCGAGCGAGGCCAGTTTTCCAGTCTGGATATCGACATTCAGCCCGGCTTGCTGCGGCGGGCCTAG
- a CDS encoding BBP7 family outer membrane beta-barrel protein, whose product MKRNIALIAVIAWQLATVAPSLGQQRPGAAKTPSSQSTEIQKKPTAKKSEGKPTAGKRSEVAQAAAVRSAAHDSVVMDGEIIHDGGHYSGSDSAGCSSCGGGGCDSCGSVGTAGCGPCNVGGYGDLCYQNYGRVYITLPAHGWVHAEGLTWYQSGMRLPPLVTTSPTGTIRANAGVLGRTGTSVLFGDDDDNLTDATSGFRIRFGTWLGSCPGLGLEGEYVGLSEKNESFFAQSTGATGSQILARPFINMRPGANAGANDAELVAFPNVIRGSVSVDLTNQLYGAGFRFRRQMCCNSGCGYSDWRCQTVPISTRLDLTAGYRFWQLSDGLRIREQLTTLANNSTINNGQGTFDIIDQFRTRNQFNGGELGVVWQGRRGWWSLDTLMRVAIGNMHQTVMIDGSTAITENNVTTNHNAGFLTQRTNIGVYERDRFTMIPELGATVGYQLTRRLRGTIGYTLIYMGNVVRPGDQVDLDVNTNLLPPETNPFTGPLRPQFQFRQTDYWVHGLSYGLEFRW is encoded by the coding sequence GTGAAGAGAAACATTGCCCTGATCGCAGTCATTGCTTGGCAGTTAGCGACTGTCGCACCCAGCTTGGGACAGCAACGGCCTGGCGCCGCTAAGACCCCGTCCAGCCAAAGTACTGAAATCCAGAAGAAGCCTACCGCCAAGAAATCGGAGGGCAAACCGACTGCAGGCAAACGGAGCGAAGTTGCTCAAGCTGCTGCGGTGCGTTCTGCAGCTCACGATTCGGTGGTGATGGATGGTGAGATAATTCATGACGGGGGCCATTACTCTGGCTCGGACAGTGCCGGATGCAGTTCTTGCGGTGGTGGCGGCTGCGATAGCTGCGGTTCGGTCGGAACCGCCGGTTGCGGACCATGCAACGTGGGCGGTTACGGCGATTTGTGCTATCAAAACTACGGTCGCGTATACATCACACTACCCGCTCATGGCTGGGTTCACGCCGAAGGCTTGACATGGTATCAGTCCGGCATGCGCCTGCCTCCACTGGTGACGACCAGCCCAACCGGTACGATTCGTGCTAACGCCGGCGTGTTAGGACGCACAGGTACATCAGTACTTTTTGGCGACGACGACGATAACTTGACCGATGCAACCAGCGGTTTTCGCATTCGCTTCGGCACATGGTTGGGATCATGCCCCGGATTGGGTCTGGAAGGCGAATATGTCGGTCTTAGCGAAAAGAATGAATCATTCTTCGCACAATCCACCGGAGCTACGGGCTCTCAGATTCTGGCGCGACCTTTCATCAACATGCGACCCGGTGCCAACGCCGGTGCGAATGATGCAGAATTGGTTGCCTTTCCAAACGTCATACGCGGCAGCGTGAGTGTCGATCTGACCAATCAGTTGTACGGTGCTGGGTTCCGCTTTCGCCGTCAGATGTGCTGCAACAGCGGCTGCGGTTACTCCGATTGGCGCTGTCAAACAGTACCGATTTCGACACGACTGGATTTAACGGCTGGCTATCGCTTTTGGCAATTGTCCGACGGCCTGCGAATCCGTGAACAACTGACCACCTTGGCCAATAACTCAACGATTAACAACGGACAAGGTACGTTTGACATTATCGACCAGTTCCGCACTCGCAATCAATTCAACGGTGGCGAACTGGGTGTTGTCTGGCAAGGTCGTCGCGGCTGGTGGTCGCTGGATACTCTGATGCGCGTCGCCATCGGTAACATGCACCAGACGGTGATGATCGACGGTTCGACAGCGATCACCGAAAACAACGTGACAACCAACCACAATGCTGGCTTTTTGACTCAACGCACCAACATTGGCGTATACGAACGAGATCGGTTTACGATGATCCCTGAATTGGGTGCTACGGTTGGCTATCAATTGACTCGTCGCCTGCGGGGCACCATCGGTTACACGCTGATCTACATGGGCAATGTGGTCCGGCCAGGCGATCAAGTTGACCTAGACGTTAATACCAACCTACTACCCCCCGAG
- a CDS encoding DUF1571 domain-containing protein: MRIVSRRRFLEIGSALSGAVALPMMVRGESPSGSTTEPVYRVSRVDHAGRDTHHPLDPALNLAHETLRYVRENIVDYTGIMIKRERLHGTLGDHEFMGIKVRNRKVENGVIRTPFSVYLAYLKPSDLKGREVIYIENQNQGNVIAHEGGMKGRFIPTVELDPCGMLAMRGQRYPITDVGIENLCIKLIEKGERDRQYGECLVDQKTVKLGDRPGTLISVVHPVERPHFDFYRAEIFIDEQLKVPVRYAAYLWPRTPGGEGELLEEYTYQNIRINIGLKDIDFDRKNPKYNF; this comes from the coding sequence ATGCGTATAGTAAGTCGTCGGCGATTCCTGGAGATAGGCTCGGCGCTCAGCGGTGCTGTGGCGTTGCCAATGATGGTGCGAGGTGAATCGCCCTCGGGCAGTACAACGGAGCCGGTGTATCGCGTATCGCGGGTCGATCACGCGGGTCGTGACACGCATCATCCTCTGGACCCGGCGCTGAACTTGGCCCACGAAACTCTGCGGTATGTTCGCGAGAACATCGTCGATTATACGGGCATCATGATCAAACGTGAGCGACTCCACGGTACGCTGGGTGATCATGAGTTCATGGGAATCAAAGTTCGCAATCGCAAAGTGGAGAACGGAGTCATCAGGACTCCATTTAGCGTCTATCTAGCGTACTTGAAACCCAGCGACCTGAAGGGTCGTGAAGTGATCTACATCGAGAATCAGAACCAGGGCAACGTCATCGCCCACGAAGGCGGCATGAAAGGCCGGTTCATTCCTACTGTCGAACTCGACCCCTGCGGCATGCTTGCCATGCGTGGCCAACGCTACCCGATAACGGATGTGGGCATCGAAAACTTGTGCATTAAGTTAATCGAAAAAGGCGAACGTGATCGTCAATACGGTGAATGCCTCGTCGATCAAAAGACAGTCAAGTTGGGCGATCGTCCAGGAACATTGATTAGCGTGGTACACCCCGTCGAACGACCTCATTTCGACTTTTACCGCGCCGAAATATTTATCGACGAACAGCTCAAAGTTCCCGTTCGTTACGCGGCCTACCTCTGGCCGAGAACTCCCGGCGGCGAGGGCGAGCTACTCGAAGAATACACCTATCAGAACATCCGCATCAACATCGGCCTCAAAGACATCGACTTCGACCGCAAGAATCCTAAGTACAACTTCTAA
- the trpC gene encoding indole-3-glycerol phosphate synthase TrpC yields MTKILDKILAHKRTEIEQAGRVRPLRDMMKLADDAPPTRDFIEPLRHAPPIRLIAEVKKASPSKGVIRQNFDPVEIARAYEAGGASCLSVLTDVHFFQGSLDYLRSIRSSVSLPLLRKDFIIHPYQVFEARAAGADAILLIAECLDQRELKSLYQLATELGMSVLIELYDERNLDNVLSTGAALVGVNNRDLQTFKVDLQHTIRLRRQIPDDKVVVGESGIETTADARMLESNRVQAMLVGESLMRQADVGLATRQLLGLS; encoded by the coding sequence ATGACCAAAATTCTGGATAAGATACTGGCCCACAAGCGGACGGAGATCGAGCAGGCCGGTCGAGTGCGTCCGCTGCGCGACATGATGAAATTGGCAGATGATGCTCCGCCCACCCGCGATTTTATTGAGCCATTGCGACATGCGCCGCCTATTCGCTTGATCGCTGAAGTTAAGAAAGCTAGTCCCTCCAAAGGCGTGATACGTCAGAACTTTGATCCGGTAGAGATCGCCAGGGCCTACGAAGCGGGTGGAGCGAGCTGTCTGAGCGTCCTGACGGATGTTCATTTCTTTCAGGGATCGCTGGATTACCTACGCAGCATTCGGTCGAGTGTTTCGCTGCCACTGCTGCGGAAGGATTTCATTATCCACCCCTATCAGGTTTTTGAGGCACGTGCCGCTGGAGCCGATGCTATTCTGCTGATTGCTGAGTGTTTGGATCAGCGGGAATTGAAGAGCCTGTACCAGCTAGCCACGGAACTTGGCATGTCGGTGTTGATTGAGTTGTATGATGAACGGAATTTAGATAATGTGCTCTCCACCGGTGCGGCGCTGGTCGGTGTGAATAATCGCGACTTGCAGACTTTCAAGGTTGACTTACAGCACACGATTCGGCTTCGACGCCAAATTCCGGATGACAAAGTGGTGGTTGGTGAAAGCGGTATCGAGACAACGGCAGATGCTCGAATGCTAGAGTCCAATCGCGTACAAGCCATGCTGGTCGGCGAATCGCTGATGCGTCAAGCTGATGTCGGTTTGGCCACTCGCCAGTTGTTGGGGCTGAGCTGA
- a CDS encoding dCTP deaminase has translation MILSGEEIKRRLGGDIKIEPFHPEQLNPNSYNLSLHDELLVYEEVVIDMKVPNRYRRIAIPAEGLVLSPNQIYLGRTIEHTETHNLVPMIEGRSSVGRLGLFVHVTAGFGDAGFKGHWTLEMFAVQPVRIYAGTQICQLFYHTLEGQVVEYRSGKYQNNRDIQPSLLYREFGKCEDQQQLKLNFTQ, from the coding sequence ATGATCTTATCTGGTGAGGAAATCAAGCGACGGCTGGGCGGCGACATCAAAATTGAGCCGTTCCATCCGGAGCAACTCAACCCCAACAGCTACAATCTGTCGTTACACGATGAATTGCTAGTGTACGAAGAGGTGGTAATCGACATGAAAGTGCCGAATCGGTATCGGCGTATTGCGATTCCTGCGGAAGGGTTGGTATTGAGTCCGAATCAAATCTATTTGGGTCGCACTATTGAGCACACCGAGACTCACAATCTGGTTCCAATGATCGAAGGCCGCAGCTCGGTCGGGCGGCTGGGGTTGTTCGTCCATGTGACGGCTGGCTTTGGCGACGCGGGCTTTAAGGGGCACTGGACTTTGGAAATGTTTGCTGTTCAGCCCGTGCGAATCTATGCTGGAACCCAAATCTGTCAGCTCTTTTACCATACGCTGGAAGGCCAGGTGGTAGAATATCGCTCGGGCAAGTACCAAAACAATCGCGACATTCAACCCAGCTTGCTTTACCGAGAGTTTGGTAAATGCGAAGATCAGCAACAACTGAAGCTTAACTTTACTCAGTGA
- the rlmN gene encoding 23S rRNA (adenine(2503)-C(2))-methyltransferase RlmN: MLTPTSNHDDRPHLLDWDAVRLKGWLTHQGHSPFRAAQIMGWLYQRRAESFDAMSDLPKSLRVQLGEMFRLWTGGVAAHQTADDGTEKLLFDLADGGRIECVLLREDNRRSICVSSQVGCAMGCVFCASGLDGVDRNLSRGEIIEQMLRLQRLLPADERLSHIVMMGMGEPLANLDSVLAALGAASDSDGLGISPRRITISTVGIPAAIQRLAQHSTPYQLAISLHAPNDQLRNRLVPVNRKIGIQSIMDAADHYFLTTGRRITFEYVLLAGINDSEACARELVGWLRGRVSMLNVIPYNPVSGLPYTTPSAVSINVFRRVLLDAGINVMFRQRKGDGIDAACGQLRRQRDAETSIG; the protein is encoded by the coding sequence ATGCTAACTCCGACCTCGAACCATGACGACCGACCCCATCTTCTGGACTGGGATGCAGTACGTCTGAAAGGCTGGCTGACCCACCAGGGCCATTCACCCTTTCGGGCTGCTCAAATCATGGGCTGGTTGTATCAGCGACGAGCCGAGTCGTTTGATGCCATGAGCGATCTGCCTAAGTCGTTAAGGGTACAATTAGGCGAGATGTTTCGCCTGTGGACCGGCGGCGTAGCCGCCCATCAAACCGCCGACGATGGCACGGAAAAACTGTTGTTTGATTTAGCCGATGGCGGGCGAATCGAATGTGTGCTATTGCGCGAGGACAATCGGCGCAGTATCTGCGTCAGTAGTCAGGTCGGTTGTGCCATGGGCTGCGTGTTTTGTGCAAGCGGGCTAGATGGCGTCGATCGCAATCTGTCTCGTGGCGAAATTATCGAGCAAATGTTGCGCTTGCAGCGTCTGTTACCTGCTGACGAGCGGTTAAGTCATATCGTGATGATGGGCATGGGAGAGCCGTTGGCCAATTTGGATTCGGTGTTAGCGGCGCTCGGTGCGGCCAGTGATTCGGACGGTCTGGGGATTAGTCCTCGGCGAATTACGATCAGTACAGTTGGGATACCGGCGGCCATTCAACGTCTGGCCCAGCACAGCACGCCCTATCAACTCGCGATCAGTCTGCATGCCCCCAACGACCAGCTTCGCAATCGACTGGTACCGGTCAATCGCAAGATCGGCATCCAGTCGATTATGGACGCAGCGGATCACTATTTTCTGACTACAGGTCGCCGGATTACCTTCGAGTACGTGTTGTTAGCGGGAATTAATGACTCAGAGGCCTGTGCCCGCGAACTAGTTGGTTGGCTACGTGGCCGCGTGAGTATGTTAAACGTGATTCCTTACAATCCGGTCAGTGGCCTACCCTACACCACTCCCAGTGCTGTATCCATTAACGTCTTTCGCAGGGTGCTGTTGGATGCTGGGATTAATGTCATGTTTCGACAACGCAAAGGAGACGGTATCGACGCCGCTTGCGGACAATTGCGCCGCCAACGCGATGCCGAGACGTCAATCGGATGA
- a CDS encoding DUF4404 family protein: MRQTLEETLDQLHQQLSHAENLGDQQRTRLREAADEIRQTLDDAAVDSAGLAQRLKSAAAQFEHSHPQLTNTIGRVADLLSQMGI; the protein is encoded by the coding sequence ATGCGCCAGACACTCGAAGAAACGCTTGACCAACTCCACCAGCAGCTCTCACATGCCGAGAACCTCGGCGATCAGCAGCGAACTAGACTTCGCGAGGCTGCCGACGAGATACGTCAGACGTTAGACGACGCGGCGGTAGATTCTGCCGGACTGGCTCAGCGGCTGAAGTCGGCGGCGGCTCAGTTCGAGCATTCACACCCGCAATTAACCAATACCATCGGCCGAGTTGCCGATCTCTTGTCGCAAATGGGGATTTGA
- the purH gene encoding bifunctional phosphoribosylaminoimidazolecarboxamide formyltransferase/IMP cyclohydrolase produces the protein MENPRIRRAIISCSDKMGLADFASGLVACGVEIYSTGGTRRYLADYGVPSIEVSQYTGFPEMMDGRLKTLHPKIFGGILARRDMAEDRQALQQHDICSIDLVVVNLYPFEATIARPGVTRNEAIEQIDIGGPSLIRAAAKNHAFVSVVTRPEQYRAVLEEIQTQNGATSLALRRKLAGEAFALTCNYDQAISEYFRRDAGGGEFPPHLTVRLERRGLLRYGENPHQKAAVYRTPASHTASIVSARHIHGKELSYNNILDLDSALSIVRGFADPAAVVIKHNNPCGAATASELAVATLSALNGDPLSAFGGVIGLNRTVDAQTAELLVEPGRFVEAIVAPDFEAGAVGILTTRPTWRDSVRLIQVGQLESLESELAVRFVTGGALLQEADILPAMQNQWKCVTQMSVDPRLQVDIDFAWEMVRHVRSNAIVLARDRALVGVGAGQMSRVDSVEISLRKAGERAIGSVLASDAFFPFPDSIQAAAQAGVVAIIQPGGSRRDDQVIAACNQHRIAMIFTGARHFKH, from the coding sequence ATGGAAAACCCTCGGATTCGGCGAGCAATTATCAGCTGCAGCGACAAGATGGGGCTGGCGGATTTTGCGTCGGGCTTGGTGGCCTGTGGTGTTGAAATTTATTCCACCGGTGGCACGCGGCGGTATTTGGCCGACTACGGTGTGCCGTCGATTGAAGTCTCGCAGTACACCGGCTTTCCAGAAATGATGGATGGACGGCTGAAGACGCTGCATCCCAAGATTTTTGGGGGCATCTTAGCTCGTCGCGACATGGCCGAGGATCGCCAAGCTTTGCAGCAGCACGACATCTGCAGCATTGACTTAGTCGTGGTCAACTTGTATCCGTTCGAGGCCACCATTGCGCGTCCAGGTGTGACTCGCAATGAAGCTATCGAACAGATTGATATTGGTGGTCCGAGCTTGATTCGAGCAGCGGCCAAGAATCATGCCTTCGTGTCGGTTGTCACACGACCTGAACAGTATCGCGCTGTACTGGAAGAGATTCAGACTCAAAATGGAGCCACATCGCTGGCGCTGCGACGCAAATTGGCCGGCGAGGCTTTTGCGCTGACTTGCAATTACGACCAAGCAATCTCTGAATATTTTCGTCGTGATGCAGGCGGCGGCGAGTTTCCTCCGCATCTGACCGTTCGCTTAGAGCGCCGTGGACTGTTGCGATACGGCGAAAACCCGCATCAAAAAGCGGCCGTATATCGTACCCCAGCGTCCCACACGGCTAGCATCGTCAGCGCTCGACACATTCACGGCAAAGAACTGTCGTACAACAATATTTTGGACCTGGATAGCGCACTGTCGATCGTGCGCGGCTTTGCCGATCCGGCAGCGGTGGTCATCAAGCACAACAATCCTTGCGGTGCCGCGACAGCCTCCGAGCTGGCGGTGGCCACTCTCAGTGCATTGAATGGTGATCCGCTGAGCGCTTTTGGGGGTGTCATTGGGTTGAATCGTACAGTCGATGCCCAGACGGCAGAGTTGTTAGTCGAGCCAGGACGTTTCGTTGAAGCGATCGTTGCCCCCGATTTTGAAGCTGGGGCGGTTGGCATTTTGACCACTCGGCCCACCTGGCGCGACAGCGTACGGCTGATTCAAGTTGGACAGTTGGAATCACTGGAGTCCGAACTCGCGGTGCGCTTCGTTACAGGGGGGGCATTGCTACAGGAAGCCGACATCTTGCCAGCCATGCAGAATCAGTGGAAATGCGTTACTCAAATGTCAGTTGATCCACGGTTGCAAGTCGATATCGACTTTGCTTGGGAAATGGTGCGACACGTCCGCAGTAACGCGATTGTGCTGGCTCGCGATCGAGCGCTAGTCGGTGTGGGGGCCGGCCAAATGAGTCGCGTGGATAGCGTCGAGATTTCGTTGCGAAAAGCGGGAGAACGAGCCATCGGCAGTGTTCTGGCGTCAGACGCTTTCTTTCCGTTTCCGGACTCGATCCAAGCAGCGGCTCAAGCCGGCGTCGTGGCCATTATTCAGCCCGGAGGTTCGCGGCGCGACGATCAAGTGATTGCTGCCTGCAATCAACATCGTATTGCCATGATTTTCACGGGCGCTCGGCACTTCAAGCACTGA
- a CDS encoding 6-phosphofructokinase, with amino-acid sequence MTKNAFYAQSGGVTAVINASACGLIQTARKHRDKIGTVFAGRNGIIGALVEELINTDAESDDNIAALRHTPAGAFGSCRYKLKSLEANQAEYERLIDVFRAHDIGYFFYNGGGDSADTCFKVSQLSEKLGYPVQAIHVPKTIDNDLPITDSCPGFGSVAKYIATSTLEASLDVRSMSKTSTKVFVLEVMGRHAGWIAAAGALVSDQDIPVVTLFPEIEFDEQAFLAAVQANVAKYDYCSVVVSEGCHWPDGRFLAEQGTRDAFGHAQLGGAAPVVANMVKHGLGYKFHWAVADYLQRAARHIASKNDVDQAYAMGQAAVELALAGHNAVMPTVVRKSSRPYRWQVGHAPLSEVANVERFMPRDFITADGFGITEPCREYLYPLIEGEDFPPFERGLPSYVTLANVAVAKKLPAFELRK; translated from the coding sequence ATGACGAAGAACGCATTTTATGCTCAGTCGGGTGGAGTTACAGCGGTAATCAACGCATCAGCATGTGGCTTAATCCAAACGGCTCGCAAGCATCGAGATAAAATCGGCACAGTGTTTGCGGGGCGCAACGGGATCATCGGGGCGCTGGTGGAAGAGTTGATCAATACCGATGCCGAGAGCGATGACAACATCGCTGCATTACGGCATACTCCAGCCGGCGCGTTCGGCTCGTGCCGCTACAAGCTCAAGAGTTTGGAAGCCAATCAGGCCGAATACGAGCGCCTGATCGACGTTTTTCGCGCGCATGACATCGGCTACTTTTTCTACAACGGTGGTGGCGATTCGGCGGATACTTGTTTCAAGGTCTCGCAACTGTCCGAGAAGCTCGGCTATCCCGTCCAAGCGATTCACGTTCCCAAGACGATCGACAACGACTTACCGATAACCGATAGTTGTCCGGGTTTCGGATCGGTAGCTAAATATATTGCCACGTCAACGCTCGAAGCATCCTTGGATGTGCGGTCGATGTCCAAGACATCTACCAAGGTCTTTGTATTGGAAGTGATGGGACGACATGCGGGCTGGATTGCGGCGGCAGGGGCTTTGGTTTCTGACCAAGATATTCCTGTGGTCACGTTGTTTCCAGAGATTGAGTTTGACGAGCAGGCGTTCCTGGCAGCCGTTCAGGCTAACGTAGCAAAATACGACTATTGCAGTGTCGTCGTTTCAGAGGGCTGTCACTGGCCCGACGGTCGCTTTCTGGCCGAACAGGGGACGCGCGACGCCTTTGGCCATGCACAATTGGGTGGCGCAGCCCCGGTAGTGGCCAATATGGTCAAGCACGGGCTGGGCTACAAATTCCACTGGGCCGTCGCCGATTATCTGCAGCGCGCCGCGCGACATATCGCTTCTAAGAATGACGTTGATCAGGCCTATGCTATGGGACAAGCTGCGGTCGAATTGGCGTTGGCCGGGCACAATGCCGTGATGCCCACCGTTGTCCGCAAGTCGTCGCGCCCATATCGCTGGCAGGTCGGCCACGCTCCACTATCTGAAGTGGCGAACGTAGAAAGATTCATGCCCCGCGATTTTATTACCGCCGATGGGTTTGGGATCACCGAGCCTTGCCGAGAGTACCTTTATCCGCTGATTGAAGGCGAGGATTTCCCGCCGTTTGAGCGGGGGTTGCCGTCCTACGTGACGTTGGCAAATGTGGCGGTAGCTAAAAAACTACCGGCATTTGAACTACGCAAGTAA